Proteins from a genomic interval of Halopseudomonas litoralis:
- a CDS encoding alpha/beta fold hydrolase: protein MTLLPWSHLCSAGFTLRGWHTLPSGKPLLHFIHGNGFCCRTYEPMLALLAEHFDLWLCDMQGHGDSDHGGTFVGWNRSAELAVEAFVAGKVIFGQVPRYALGHSFGGVMTSLMLAAHPQMFQRAVLLDPVLFPQLEMLKRGLLGSLVRNPLAEGTRKRRSQWPDRQSAFDKLQGRGIFQGWAEAGLRAHIAHALRDEPGQGVVLKCAPTREAEIFESAPRGLWRAVRRIQTPVRLIHGDRTYPFVRQSAERLAASNPHVTVDQLPGGHCFMQEDPEPAAQRVVKFLLSQ, encoded by the coding sequence ATGACGTTGTTGCCCTGGTCTCATCTGTGTTCCGCCGGCTTCACTCTGCGTGGCTGGCATACGCTGCCCAGCGGTAAGCCGCTGCTGCATTTCATTCATGGCAATGGTTTCTGCTGCCGTACCTACGAGCCGATGCTGGCGCTGCTTGCCGAGCATTTCGACCTTTGGTTGTGCGATATGCAAGGTCATGGCGACAGTGATCACGGTGGTACGTTCGTTGGTTGGAATCGCAGCGCCGAGCTGGCGGTGGAGGCCTTCGTTGCCGGCAAGGTGATATTTGGCCAAGTACCGCGCTACGCTCTTGGCCATAGTTTTGGCGGGGTTATGACCAGCCTGATGCTGGCGGCCCACCCGCAGATGTTCCAGCGGGCCGTCTTGCTCGACCCGGTACTCTTCCCGCAGCTGGAGATGTTGAAGCGCGGTCTGCTGGGCTCGCTGGTGCGTAATCCGTTGGCCGAGGGTACGCGTAAACGCCGTAGCCAATGGCCGGATCGGCAGTCGGCTTTCGATAAATTACAGGGGCGCGGCATTTTCCAAGGCTGGGCAGAAGCTGGTTTGCGCGCGCATATTGCCCATGCATTGCGCGATGAGCCGGGGCAGGGCGTGGTACTCAAGTGTGCGCCCACCCGGGAGGCTGAAATTTTCGAGTCGGCACCACGCGGCTTATGGCGCGCCGTGCGCCGGATCCAGACGCCGGTGCGGCTGATTCACGGTGACAGGACTTATCCCTTCGTAAGGCAGTCTGCCGAGCGATTGGCAGCATCGAACCCACACGTCACTGTTGATCAGCTGCCCGGTGGGCATTGTTTCATGCAGGAGGATCCGGAGCCGGCGGCGCAGCGGGTGGTCAAGTTTCTATTGTCGCAATAG
- a CDS encoding aspartate kinase has protein sequence MHTVEKIGGTSMSRFDEVLNTLFIGERRNAEIYNRIFVVSAYGGMTDLLLEHKKSGEPGVYERFADADNEDAWAEALEKVRDRMLAKNAELFTGDYERQAADRFINGRINDARDCMLSLQQLCSYGHFQLTGQLIKVREMLASLGEAHSAFNTVLALKKSGVNARMVDLTGWNQSEPKSFQDMISDSFAGIDLSRELVVATGYTHCGEGLMNTFDRGYSEITFAQIAASTGAHEAIIHKEYHLSSADPNQVGVDKVVTIGRTNYDVADQLSNLGMEAIHPRAARTLRRAGIQLRIKNAFEPDHGGTTISQNYCSEKPCVEIIAGRKDVFGLEVFDQEMLGDVGYDIEITRLLKQLKLYVVNKDSDANSITYYISGSRKALTRAIRLIKERYPMADLHLHNIAIVSAIGSDLKVKGILAKTVAALAKADISIQAIHQSIRQVEMQCIINEEDYDAAVVALHQALIEPENHGDVIVAA, from the coding sequence ATGCATACAGTAGAAAAAATCGGCGGCACATCCATGAGCCGCTTCGACGAAGTACTGAATACCCTCTTTATCGGCGAACGTCGTAACGCTGAAATCTATAACCGCATCTTTGTGGTCTCCGCCTATGGCGGCATGACCGACTTGCTGCTGGAACACAAGAAAAGCGGCGAGCCGGGTGTATATGAACGCTTCGCCGATGCAGACAATGAGGACGCCTGGGCCGAAGCCCTGGAGAAAGTGCGTGATCGCATGCTGGCAAAAAACGCCGAGCTCTTCACCGGTGATTACGAGCGCCAGGCAGCTGACCGCTTCATCAATGGCCGCATCAACGATGCTCGCGACTGCATGCTCAGCCTTCAGCAACTGTGTTCCTACGGGCACTTCCAGCTGACCGGCCAATTGATCAAGGTCCGCGAAATGCTTGCCTCGCTTGGCGAAGCGCATAGTGCCTTCAACACCGTATTGGCGCTGAAGAAGAGCGGGGTAAATGCGCGCATGGTCGACCTGACCGGCTGGAACCAGAGCGAACCCAAAAGCTTTCAGGACATGATCAGCGACAGCTTTGCCGGCATCGACCTCAGCCGTGAACTGGTGGTTGCCACCGGTTATACGCATTGCGGTGAAGGGCTGATGAATACCTTTGATCGTGGCTACAGCGAAATCACTTTCGCGCAGATTGCCGCCAGCACCGGCGCCCATGAAGCGATCATCCACAAGGAGTATCACCTGTCCAGCGCTGACCCGAACCAGGTGGGCGTCGACAAGGTTGTCACCATCGGCCGCACCAACTATGACGTAGCCGACCAGCTGTCCAACCTGGGGATGGAAGCCATCCACCCCCGAGCTGCACGCACACTGCGTCGGGCCGGTATTCAACTGCGTATCAAGAACGCCTTCGAACCGGATCATGGCGGCACCACCATCAGCCAGAACTACTGCAGCGAAAAACCCTGCGTGGAAATCATCGCCGGGCGTAAGGATGTATTCGGGCTGGAAGTCTTCGATCAGGAAATGCTCGGTGATGTCGGCTATGACATCGAGATCACTCGTCTGCTCAAGCAGCTGAAATTGTATGTAGTGAACAAGGATTCGGATGCCAACAGCATCACCTATTACATCTCAGGCTCGCGCAAGGCTTTGACTCGGGCGATCCGCCTGATCAAGGAACGCTACCCGATGGCCGACCTGCACCTGCATAACATTGCCATCGTCTCGGCCATTGGCTCAGACCTCAAGGTCAAGGGCATCCTGGCCAAGACGGTCGCGGCGCTGGCCAAGGCGGACATCAGCATCCAGGCGATCCACCAGTCAATCCGTCAGGTGGAGATGCAGTGCATCATCAATGAAGAAGATTACGACGCCGCGGTAGTAGCGCTGCACCAGGCACTGATCGAACCGGAGAATCACGGCGACGTTATCGTCGCTGCCTGA
- the thpD gene encoding ectoine hydroxylase: MSTVQADLYPSRQHKAPSWQQRIDPVIYRQDLQDAPLTMEQLSRFKRDGFLVLPEVFTAAEVAVFKQELERMSRDPEVLGSPAAIREPDSGALRSAFAIHRSNPLLARVARDERTAGLVRFLLGGDIYVHQSRLNFKPGFQGKEFYWHSDFETWHTEDGLPRMRTISCSVLLTDNNPWNGPLMLIPGSHEHYIGCVGKTPENHYESSLRRQEFGIPDDDSLSKLVDQGGVAQATGKAGSIVLFDCNTLHGSNSNITPSPRSNLFFVYNHVDNLPTTPFDGRPPRPDFVAERGPVEPLEIGPQQYP, from the coding sequence ATGTCTACCGTGCAAGCTGACCTTTACCCGTCACGCCAGCACAAAGCACCCAGCTGGCAACAACGGATCGATCCGGTTATCTACCGGCAGGATCTGCAGGATGCCCCGCTGACCATGGAACAGCTGTCGCGCTTCAAGCGCGATGGCTTTCTGGTTCTACCGGAGGTCTTCACCGCAGCAGAAGTCGCCGTGTTCAAGCAAGAGCTTGAGCGCATGAGCCGCGACCCGGAGGTACTGGGATCGCCTGCAGCCATTCGCGAACCCGACAGTGGCGCCTTGCGCTCGGCGTTCGCCATTCATCGCAGCAACCCACTGCTGGCCCGGGTTGCCCGGGATGAGCGTACCGCTGGGTTGGTTCGCTTCCTGTTGGGCGGTGATATCTACGTGCACCAGTCCAGACTGAATTTCAAACCTGGCTTCCAAGGCAAGGAGTTCTACTGGCATTCCGATTTCGAGACCTGGCATACCGAGGATGGGTTGCCGCGCATGCGCACCATCAGTTGCTCGGTGCTCTTGACCGATAACAACCCCTGGAATGGCCCATTGATGCTGATTCCGGGCTCGCATGAGCACTATATAGGCTGTGTCGGCAAGACCCCGGAAAACCATTACGAAAGCTCCCTGCGTCGGCAGGAGTTCGGTATCCCCGATGATGACAGCCTCAGCAAACTGGTTGATCAGGGTGGGGTTGCTCAAGCCACCGGCAAGGCCGGCAGCATAGTATTGTTCGACTGCAATACTCTGCATGGGTCCAACAGCAATATTACTCCCAGCCCGCGCAGCAATCTGTTCTTCGTCTACAACCATGTAGACAACCTGCCGACCACGCCCTTTGACGGCAGGCCCCCACGTCCCGACTTCGTCGCCGAGCGCGGCCCGGTCGAGCCGCTGGAGATAGGCCCTCAGCAGTATCCGTGA
- a CDS encoding ectoine synthase translates to MIVRNLKDCEASERKVVTETWDSTRMILKEDQMGFSFNITTIYAGTETHIWYQNHLESVYCMSGNGEIETLADGKIYKIEPGTLYILDKNDEHMLRGGTEDMKMACVFNPPLTGREVHDENGVYPADLA, encoded by the coding sequence ATGATCGTACGCAACCTGAAAGACTGTGAAGCATCCGAACGCAAGGTAGTGACCGAGACCTGGGACAGTACCCGGATGATCCTGAAGGAAGACCAGATGGGCTTCTCTTTCAATATCACCACTATTTACGCTGGAACCGAAACGCATATCTGGTATCAAAACCATTTGGAATCAGTGTATTGCATGAGCGGCAATGGCGAGATCGAAACACTGGCCGACGGCAAGATCTACAAGATCGAACCGGGCACTTTGTACATTCTCGACAAGAACGATGAGCACATGCTGCGCGGTGGCACCGAGGACATGAAAATGGCCTGCGTGTTCAACCCGCCACTGACCGGCCGGGAAGTACATGATGAAAACGGCGTCTACCCCGCCGACCTGGCCTGA
- the ectB gene encoding diaminobutyrate--2-oxoglutarate transaminase has product MNTFEQFEQNESGIRSYCRSFPVIFDQARGAELFTRDGKSYIDFLAGAGTLNYGHNHPVMKKALIEYLQHDGVTHGLDMYSAAKERFLETFDRVILNPRGFGDYVVQFSGPTGTNAVEAALKLARKVTGRSNVISFTNGFHGCSIGALAATGNQHHRGAAGVPLTDVSRMPYDNYFGDKVNTISMMDKLLSDPSSGVDKPAAVIVEVVQGEGGLNAASAEWMRKLEKLCRKHDMLLIVDDIQAGCGRTGTFFSFEEMGIKPDIITLSKSLSGYGLPFAVVVMRRELDQWEPGEHNGTFRGNNHAFVTAAAALEHFWTDTEFADSVKAKGTMIRERMQKIVRRHGPDSLFVKGRGMMIGISCPDGDTAAAICREAFENGLIIETSGNHSQVVKCLCPLIISEQQIDKAMTILDAAFAKVMSADVKNQAS; this is encoded by the coding sequence ATGAACACTTTTGAACAGTTTGAACAGAACGAATCCGGTATTCGCAGCTACTGCCGCTCCTTCCCGGTCATTTTCGACCAGGCCCGCGGCGCCGAGCTGTTTACCCGCGACGGCAAATCCTATATCGACTTTCTCGCCGGCGCCGGCACGCTGAACTATGGCCACAACCATCCGGTCATGAAGAAAGCTCTGATCGAATACCTGCAGCACGACGGTGTGACTCATGGCTTGGATATGTATTCCGCTGCCAAGGAACGCTTTCTGGAAACCTTCGACCGGGTCATCCTCAACCCTCGCGGTTTTGGTGACTACGTTGTCCAGTTCAGCGGCCCCACCGGCACCAACGCCGTCGAAGCGGCTCTGAAACTGGCGCGCAAGGTTACCGGTCGCAGCAACGTGATCAGCTTTACCAACGGCTTCCATGGCTGCTCCATCGGCGCCCTGGCTGCTACCGGTAACCAGCACCACCGTGGCGCCGCCGGCGTACCGCTGACCGATGTCAGCCGCATGCCCTACGACAATTACTTCGGCGACAAGGTCAACACCATCTCGATGATGGATAAGCTGCTCTCCGATCCGAGCAGCGGCGTGGACAAGCCGGCCGCGGTTATCGTTGAAGTGGTTCAGGGCGAAGGTGGCCTGAATGCCGCCTCCGCCGAGTGGATGCGCAAGCTGGAGAAGCTCTGCCGCAAACACGACATGTTGCTGATCGTCGACGACATTCAGGCTGGTTGTGGCCGTACCGGTACCTTCTTCAGCTTTGAGGAAATGGGCATCAAGCCCGACATCATCACCCTGTCCAAATCGCTCAGCGGTTATGGCCTGCCCTTCGCCGTGGTAGTCATGCGCCGCGAACTGGACCAGTGGGAGCCGGGCGAGCACAACGGTACCTTCCGCGGTAACAATCACGCTTTCGTCACCGCTGCCGCTGCTCTGGAGCATTTCTGGACCGATACGGAATTCGCCGACAGCGTCAAGGCCAAGGGCACGATGATTCGCGAACGCATGCAGAAAATCGTCCGCCGCCATGGCCCCGATTCACTGTTCGTCAAAGGCCGCGGCATGATGATCGGTATCAGCTGCCCGGACGGCGACACCGCCGCCGCCATCTGCCGTGAGGCTTTTGAAAACGGACTGATCATCGAAACCAGCGGCAACCACAGCCAGGTAGTCAAATGCCTGTGCCCGCTGATCATCAGTGAACAGCAGATAGACAAGGCCATGACCATTCTTGACGCAGCCTTTGCCAAAGTAATGAGCGCCGACGTCAAGAATCAAGCATCCTGA